One stretch of Portunus trituberculatus isolate SZX2019 chromosome 23, ASM1759143v1, whole genome shotgun sequence DNA includes these proteins:
- the LOC123507689 gene encoding LOW QUALITY PROTEIN: mucin-19-like (The sequence of the model RefSeq protein was modified relative to this genomic sequence to represent the inferred CDS: deleted 3 bases in 2 codons), whose product MAAVVTLLLVVTLCAQGTLADPQRPLNPSRPKAFDFAADAENIVGQLNANFSCDGLEYGYYADQNHGCQVFHICMPVKTATGRILDTFQFSFFCPNQTRFSQDSRTCIAKERAFPCHKAHTLYDLNSHIGQRPTKRKRPVDPDAPLPSSPHRFSVGRSQASSSFTDDVGSFEGSFEVKQSEFESSTSFGSQDSSHFLQDSNTPVHVDSDLQVGRSFSRVLAPILLLPSSSSFSSRGSQFSSTTGIGQSNNQPQTGQFTRSQSHSQSTAFTQSSDRGASQGDALANTHSGIQTGQSVERSSGFASGQSAGGNRGFTQSGSFKQTSGGVTTNQILQSPEPTIPSGAQVFSTVSLNRQNSLSRGTLNKANTDSSSVTPPSSLGSSSSFTQESSFGSSSTSFGSSSFTSSPSSSSFDSSSSFAPSTSSSSASFFSGSSSSFSGTGGVRGSSGNPSLDGVRSTTGSTTGDAGLTTGRVVSDNQGPATTPASSSRSITNKNEVVNGFAQRVRQHSNSLHSSRFNGGAFVEANSVEGGPSPGSAAASFTPSHRLGAGSVAGASGGRSSVGVSINNVSGDSTALTGRELGTGVSSIVPVPTKQPTQPTTIITRQPSFPASQPSAFPPSQPSTITTRQPLLPTSQASFSTRQPGRPTTSPRFTSTQAAPSQAFSSPLPSTQAASTSRQPVSRQTTSVPFKIPGFSAGVVRVGGEVREGSGVQPFNSLSTSRRGEKDSLATSGAHSDTTGINHAGFTSSPSSSFSSSSLSSPSSSPGLQSSSFNSHASSSFSSSSSSSSTGVRGSFSNTIRGSTLPASGATSSSRVGGSTSGSRGSLSNTASDSSRSRGPISSSFGSQGGTQVSSGSLGATSTSSFRGSTGFSSQERGSAQGSAGSQSTSGSFGSQGSTSANSQGSFSVNSIGNRGSFNNQESAGSQSVRGSQGSQASRPVTSQGSSFGAGNTQNTQGTVSTQGASQGSFSTLGTGSRGSFSTLGSSQGSRNTQGTSQGSFRTSGTSQGSRNTQGTSQGSFSTLGTGSRGSFNSQGTSQGSFNTLGTSQGSRNTLGTSQGSSSILRTNSRGSFNSQGTSQGSSNTQGTLQGSFKTQGTSQGSFNTPRTSQGSSSNQGASSQGSFNSHETSQGSHGSLRTQGTSLGSFNTQGTSQGSPSTQGTSQGSFNIQRPSQGTSQGSFDTQGTSQGSLNNQGTSQGSFITQGTSQGSLNNQGTSQGSFNTQGTSQGSFNTQGTSQGSFNTQGTSPGSFNTQGRSQGSFNTQGTSQGSLSTQGTSQGSFNTQGTSQGSLSTQGTSQGSFNTQGTSQGSLSTQGTSQGSFNTQGTSQGSLSTQGTSQGSINTQGTSQGSFNTQGTSQGSLSTQGTLQSSFNSHNTHGHNTLHGNFDSKHSTSSLNSQASADTSGFSSVSTQGSHTQHSRGSSTHNNIKDTTSNSTSIHSQGSVSQRANTVTSSGSSGFQSSRGSVSTGSVSSSSAEVRAGGSVTGARTNVRGRTRTRGRVGVSTQEGSQGTSTASSGFVREAQVNIPRGDVTAISAAERVAHEIHQTRATTRAPQTSRAITRNRGKKKFTPSPYLLQTSFWTSNGADVSSASQSIPRGGHRFSGGVGSSRTTQTSSRTTTQRARVLNSSGTQVQGVSGTVEAEAARESSGTQHISSLGSSSSIGSSFVSSQGSGVSSTFHQTGFSHASSSSGSSRHRGPSVNQDQPASRVSSRGRGSLVSSSVQAINALTRTASSDNDRNSDSQDFSNRGSVKASQDTRTTSGSVSEGQQGIRTRGSVKQSSQNTRTTSGSFSQGSQGIITSGLDSQSSQNTKTNSGSFSQGSESIRTSGSSSQTSQNTKTTSGSDSEGSQDIHRTSGSVSRTYQEIDRTSGSTKQSSQGRISESASQGSQDTNRASGSFGRTYQEIDRKSASVSEASGVTGSSSGSVSQGSNDIARVNEAFESQNDNNNGLFTPSETTTDEPEYLPRRSSRTRRRLRLTSSTRLTRRQPTHRSPRRRLQLHPREVLEDLSPPVSSTRESARFSSNSIRTSSRNRQVSRGRGRGQTQTTTTSTTTTTTNTTPATTTTTPSTPTNRRRVNRPSIRRLQINRPRSRKEEDTTVSPTTTTTTPRTTRPRVSLLQRPSSRGSRRTTTTSTTTTTAAGSTDATTESSMTEAKQEQATTENTRRRGSTRIRVRGRPDTRSQRNEVRTTTTAAPPATNEVRPVTTTTQRPRPAPPARNGVRLVTTTIAPQPQPASLTRNGVRPATTRAPQPRPAPPAPAGSTTTTSGLSEEEKQRKKILDALSKFNPSLANSKILSFRIIPNKKKEEQPQQPQSGVKQEGDITWITPSGPQPSSRSLTSASLGNEVTTASTASPPSTTTRTPTRPSTRGRFRPLVVRPNEQGTETTTPAPETPTTTASSRVVSPSRRRLITQRRGSSSATTTEAPEETTAVPEEEEVATTARTITRGSSSRFSSRTLSLNTQKRATTTTSPVTPPSEVLTPPPPIKRPPGNVRRKILKKVTRVSDADDLPSSLLPQNSFSSDSSSSSSSSSSSPSSSSPSTSSSSPSSTSTSSSSTAATSASSSSQENLRVVGTSVQTSVSRRTSTTNTLSSRTSAASNRRSSSSFRRVTRPSSSTSSSSSSSSSLSKNAIEEETDTPSSSSAKINAGDETEETETNTRTNTSRRSRFQSSRGRTRFTPPSSSSSSSSSSSASDRS is encoded by the exons CTTAATCCTTCGCGGCCCAAAGCATTTGACTTCGCGGCGGATGCAGAGAACATCGTAGGACAGCTGAACGCGAATTTCTCCTGCGACGGTCTGGAATATGGCTACTATGCGGACCAGAACCACGGCTGCCAGGTCTTCCACATCTGCATGCCGGTCAAAACTGCCACGGGGAGAATCCTTGACACCTTCCAGTTcag CTTCTTCTGCCCGAATCAGACACGATTCAGTCAAGACTCACGCACATGCATCGCCAAGGAGCGCGCCTTCCCCTGCCATAAGGCACACACTCTCTACGACCTCAACAGTCACATCGGTCAGCGACCAACCAAGAGGAAGAGGCCCGTTGACCCAGACGCGCCACTGCCTTCATCTCCTCACAGATTCAGCGTCGGCAGATCCCAagcgtcctcctccttcacagacGATGTAGGGTCTTTCGAGGGATCCTTCGAAGTTAAACAATCTGAATTCGAGTCATCAACTTCCTTTGGGTCGCAAGATTCTTCTCACTTCCTGCAGGATTCTAACACACCGGTTCACGTGGACTCGGATCTGCAAGTTGGAAGGTCC TTCTCTCGAGTCCTCGCAccgattcttcttcttccttcatcctcttcctttagtTCTCGAGGTTCGCAGTTTTCATCAACCACAGGCATTGGCCAGTCGAACAACCAGCCACAGACGGGTCAGTTCACCAGAAGCCAGTCACACAGTCAGTCTACAGCTTTTACCCAATCAAGCGATCGGGGTGCGAGTCAAGGCGATGCATTAGCCAATACTCATTCAGGGATTCAGACAGGACAGAGTGTAGAAAGGAGCAGCGGATTCGCCAGTGGCCAATCAGCTGGAGGAAATAGAGGCTTTACTCAATCAGGTTCTTTTAAACAGACTAGTGGAGGCGTAACAACCAATCAGATCCTGCAGTCCCCTGAACCGACCATTCCCTCAGGAGCACAGGTGTTTTCAACCGTCTCCCTCAACCgtcagaactctctctctcgcgggacACTCAACAAGGCCAACACTGACTCCTCGTCTgtcactcctccttcctcccttggttcttcctcttccttcacccaagAATCTTCTTTTggatcttcctccacctccttcgggtcctcatctttcacttcctctccttcttcatcttctttcgattcttcttcatcttttgctccctcaacctcctcctcctctgcatccTTTTTCTctggttcctcttcctccttctccgggACGGGGGGTGTGCGCGGCTCCTCCGGTAATCCTTCCCTCGACGGCGTGCGATCAACAACAGGAAGCACGACGGGTGATGCAGGCCTGACGACAGGAAGAGTCGTCTCTGATAACCAAGGACCCGCCACCACCCCCGCCTCGTCCTCGCGCTCGattacaaataaaaatgaagtcGTTAATGGCTTCGCGCAGAGGGTGAGGCAGCATTCGAACTCCCTTCACTCGTCCCGCTTCAACGGAGGGGCTTTTGTGGAGGCGAACAGTGTGGAGGGAGGTCCGTCGCCAGGCTCCGCTGccgcctccttcaccccttcgcACAGGCTCGGAGCCGGGAGCGTGGCTGGAGCAAGTGGCGGAAGAAGCAGCGTAGGTGTCAGCATTAACAATGTGTCAGGAGACTCAACAGCGCTGACTGGCCGTGAATTAGGTACAGGTGTTTCCTCCATTGTTCCTGTGCCTACCAAACAACCAACACAacccaccactatcatcaccaggCAGCCATCATTCCCCGCCAGCCAGCCCtcggccttccctccctcacaaccatccaccatcaccaccagacaACCACTCCTCCCCACCAGCCAGGCAAGTTTCTCCACACGCCAGCCAGGAAGACCCACCACATCCCCACGCTTCACCTCCACCCAGGCTGCTCCATCACAAGCATTTTCAAGCCCTCTTCCAAGCACCCAGGCAGCGTCCACCTCGCGCCAGCCAGTTTCCCGGCAGACCACAAGTGTGCCTTTCAAAATCCCAGGGTTTTCAGCAGGAGTGGTGCGGGTGggcggggaggtgagggaaggtagCGGGGTGCAGCCCTTCAACAGCCTCTCCACTTCACGTCGTGGGGAGAAGGACTCACTGGCAACGTCTGGAGCACATAGCGACACCACTGGAATTAATCACGCTGGATttacctcttctccttcctcctcgttctcctcttcctctctttcctctccttcatcatcaccagGCCTTCAGTCCTCATCATTCAACTCCCacgcttcctcttctttctcctcttcctcctcctcctcttcgacgGGTGTAAGAGGGAGCTTTTCTAACACAATCCGGGGATCGACACTTCCAGCCTCAGGAGCAACATCAAGTTCAAGAGTTGGAGGATCAACTTCTGGCTCCCGTGGCTCTCTCAGTAACACGGCTTCGGATTCTTCACGATCAAGAGGcccaatttcctcctccttcggatCCCAGGGAGGAACTCAAGTTTCTAGTGGTTCTCTTGGCGccacttccacttcttccttcagaGGATCCACCGGCTTCAGCTCCCAAGAACGTGGATCAGCTCAAGGTTCAGCCGGTTCACAAAGCACAAGTGGATCTTTTGGTTCACAGGGTTCAACTTCTGCCAACTCACAAGGATCCTTCAGCGTTAACTCCATAGGTAATCGTGGATCGTTCAACAATCAAGAATCAGCTGGTTCTCAGAGCGTCCGTGGATCACAAGGCTCGCAAGCTTCCAGACCTGTTACATCTCAAGGATCGTCGTTCGGTGCTggcaacacacaaaacactcaaggaACCGTCAGTACCCAGGGAGCATCACAAGGATCATTTAGCACCTTAGGAACAGGTTCACGAGGATCATTCAGCACCCTAGGATCATCACAAGGATCACGCAACACGCAGGGAACATCACAAGGATCATTTAGAACCTCAGGAACATCACAAGGATCACGCAACACGCAGGGAACATCACAAGGATCATTCAGTACCCTAGGAACAGGTTCACGAGGATCCTTCAACAGCCAGGGAACATCACAGGGATCTTTCAACACTCTAGGAACATCACAAGGATCACGCAACACCTTAGGAACATCACAAGGTTCATCTAGCATCCTAAGAACAAATTCACGAGGATCCTTCAACAGCCAAGGAACATCACAAGGATCAAGTAATACTCAAGGAACATTACAAGGATCCTTCAAAACGCAGGGCACATCACAGGGATCCTTCAACACCCCAAGAACATCACAAGGATCATCTAGCAACCAAGGAGCGAGTTCACAAGGATCATTCAACAGTCACGAAACATCACAAGGATCACATGGGTCACTTCGAACACAGGGAACATCACTAGGATCATTTAATACCCAAGGGACATCACAAGGATCTCCCAGTACGCAGGGAACCTCACAAGGGTCCTTCAATATCCAAAGACCATCCCAAGGAACATCACAAGGATCCTTCGACACTCAAGGAACATCACAAGGATCCCTCAACAATCAAGGAACATCACAAGGATCCTTCATCACTCAAGGAACATCACAAGGATCCCTCAACAATCAAGGAACATCACAAGGATCCTTCAACACTCAAGGAACATCACAAGGATCTTTCAACACTCAAGGAACATCACAAGGATCCTTCAACACTCAAGGAACATCACCAGGATCCTTCAACACTCAAGGAAGATCACAAGGATCCTTCAACACTCAAGGAACATCACAAGGATCTCTCAGCACACAGGGAACATCACAAGGATCTTTCAACACTCAAGGAACATCACAAGGATCTCTCAGCACACAGGGAACATCACAAGGATCTTTCAACACTCAAGGAACATCACAAGGATCTCTCAGCACACAGGGAACATCACAAGGATCTTTCAACACTCAAGGAACATCACAAGGATCTCTCAGCACACAGGGAACATCACAAGGATCCATCAACACTCAAGGAACATCACAAGGATCCTTCAACACTCAAGGAACATCACAAGGATCTCTCAGCACACAGGGAACATTGCAGAGTTCTTTTAATTCACACAACACTCACggacacaacacactccacggAAACTTCGACAGCAAGCACAGCACATCGTCTCTCAATAGTCAAGCATCAGCAGATACCTCAGGATTTTCTTCAGTTAGCACACAGGGATCCCACACACAGCACTCCAGAGGCTCCTCCACCCACAATAACATTAAAGACACCACCTCCAACTCCACCTCCATACACTCTCAAGGATCGGTTAGCCAGAGAGCAAATACAGTCACCTCCAGTGGATCAAGTGGTTTCCAGAGCTCTCGGGGATCCGTCAGCACTGGATCAGTATCGTCGTCCAGCGCTGAAGTAAGAGCTGGAGGATCGGTAACTGGGGCAAGAACCAATGTAAgaggaaggacaaggacaagaggACGAGTAGGAGTATCGACACAAGAAGGATCGCAGGGGACATCAACAGCGTCATCAGGATTTGTAAGAGAAGCACAAGTTAACATTCCACGCGGGGATGTAACAGCTATATCAGCAGCAGAGAGAGTCGCCCATGAGATCCACCAGACGCGCGCAACGACTAGAGCACCTCAGACCTCCAGAGCCATTACTAGGAatcgagggaagaagaaattcACCCCTAGTCCTTACCTCCTCCAGACCTCTTTCTGGACCTCCAACGGCGCCGACGTCAGTAGTGCCTCCCAGTCCATCCCCCGAGGCGGCCACAGGTTCTCAGGAGGCGTAGGATCCTCCAGAACGACTCAGACTTCAAGTAGGACCACTACTCAAAGGGCTCGCGTGTTGAATTCCTCAGGGACACAAGTTCAGGGTGTTTCTGGGACAGTAGAGGCGGAGGCTGCAAGGGAGTCATCTGGAACACagcatatttcttctttaggCAGTTCTTCGTCTATTGGTTCCTCATTCGTGTCTTCTCAAGGGTCTGGTGTCTCGTCAACATTCCATCAGACAGGATTTTCTCACGCCTCCAGCTCGAGTGGATCTTCACGACACCGCGGGCCATCTGTAAACCAAGACCAGCCGGCGTCCAGGGTGTCctcgaggggaagaggaagccTTGTGTCCTCTTCCGTGCAGGCCATCAACGCCCTCACCCGCACGGCCTCATCTGATAATGATCGCAATAGTGATTCACAGGATTTCAGCAACAGAGGATCAGTTAAAGCCTCACAAGACACAAGGACAACGAGTGGATCAGTCAGTGAAGGCCAACAAGGCATCAGAACACGTGGATCAGTTAAGCAAAGCTCACAAAATACAAGAACGACTAGTGGATCATTCAGTCAAGGTTCACAAGGCATCATAACAAGTGGATTAGATAGCCAAAGCTCACAAAATACAAAGACGAACAGTGGATCATTCAGTCAAGGCTCAGAAAGCATCAGGACAAGTGGATCAAGTAGTCAAACCTCACAAAATACGAAAACAACCAGTGGATCAGACAGTGAAGGCTCACAAGATATTCACAGAACCAGTGGCTCAGTCAGTCGAACTTACCAAGAAATTGACAGGACCAGCGGATCTACTAAACAAAGCTCACAAGGCAGAATCAGTGAATCAGCCAGTCAAGGATCACAAGACACCAACAGAGCCAGTGGGTCATTCGGCAGAACCTACCAAGAAATTGACAGAAAGAGTGCATCGGTCAGTGAAGCATCAGGGGTTACCGGCAGCTCCAGTGGGTCTgtcagtcaggggtcaaacgACATCGCAAGAGTTAACGAGGCATTTGAGTCacaaaacgacaacaacaacggactctttactcccagcgagaCGACCACGGACGAACCAGAGTACCTCCCACGACGGAGTTCGAGGACGAGGAGACGACTGAGGCTAACTTCGTCGACGAGACTGACCCGGCGACAACCTACACATCGGAGTCCCCGGAGACGACTACAACTGCATCCCCGCGAAGTCCTGGAAGATCTCTCACCTCC AGTTTCCAGTACCAGAGAATCAGCTAGATTTTCAAGCAACTCCATCAGGACCTCTTCCAGAAACAGACAAgtgagtagaggaagaggaagaggtcaaACTCAAACTACAACgacttccaccactactactactacaaatactactccTGCCACGACTACTACGACCCCTTCCACACCTACCAATCGCCGTAGAGTCAATCGTCCTTCAATACGACGACTGCAAATAAATAGACCAAGATCACGTAAGGAGGAAGACACCACCGTCTCtcccacgaccaccacgactaccCCACGTACAACAAGGCCTCGTGTCAGTTTGCTCCAGCGACCCAGCAGTAGAGGTTCCAGGAGAACGACCacaacttccactactactactactgctgctggtagTACTGATGCCACCACGGAGAGCTCGATGACAGAAGCTAAGCAAGAGCAAGCGACCACAGAAAACACAAGACGAAGAGGCTCCACCAGGATAAGAGTTAGAGGTCGTCCTGATACCAGAAGTCAAAGAAATGAAGTCAGAACTACGACTACTGCAGCACCACCAGCCACAAACGAAGTACGACCTGTCACTACCACAACACAAAGGCCacgaccagcaccaccagccagAAACGGAGTACGACTTGTCACTACCACCAtagcaccacaaccacaaccagcaTCACTGACCAGAAACGGAGTACGACCTGCTACTACTCGAGCACCACAACCgcgaccagcaccaccagcaccagcaggaagTACAACCACCACATCGGGActaagtgaggaggagaagcaaagaaagaaaatcctggACGCCTTATCGAAGTTCAATCCATCATTAGCGAACTCgaaaatcctttccttccgcATCATTCccaacaagaaaaaggaggagcagcCACAGCAGCCCCAATCAGGAGTGAAGCAGGAAGGCGATATTACTTGGATCACACCCTCAGGACCTCAACCATCATCACGCTCGCTTACATCAGCCAGCTTAGGAAATGAGGTGACGACTGCATCCACAGCATCTCcaccttccaccactaccaggaCGCCCACGAGACCATCCACTAGAGGAAGATTCAGACCACTTGTTGTAAGACCAAATGAACAAGGAACAGAAACCACCACGCCTGCACCAGAGACTCCCACTACAACTGCTTCTTCTCGTGTTGTCAGTCCATCTAGAAGAAGACTCATTACCCAAAGGCGAGGTTCTTCTTCAGCAACGACCACGGAAGCTCCTGAAGAGACAACCGCAgtgccagaggaggaggaagtggcaaCTACAGCACGCACAATCACCAGGGGCAGCAGCAGCCGATTCTCCAGCAGGACACTCAGCCTGAACACACAGAAAagagccactaccaccacttctccAGTAACGCCACCCAGTGAAGTTCTCACACCACCCCCGCCAATAAAAAGGCCGCCAGGAAacgtgagaagaaaaatattgaagaaagtaACTCGAGTATCTGATGCCGAtgaccttccttcctcactactCCCTCAAAATAGTTTTTCctctgattcctcctcctcctcttcctcctcctcctcttcgccctcttcttcctcaccctctacctcctcttcttcaccctcttccacctcgacctcctcctccagtaccgcTGCCACTTCTGCCTCCTCCAGCTCACAAGAAAACCTGAGAGTGGTAGGAACAAGTGTACAGACAAGCGTGTCACGAAGAACCtccaccactaacacactctCCTCCCGCACATCAGCAGCGTCAAAcagacgctcctcctcctccttccgtagAGTGACTAGACCCTCCTCCtcaacgtcctcctcctcctcctcctcctcttctttatctaaaAACGCcatagaagaagaaacagacacgccttcctcctcctcggcaaAAATCAACGCAGGTGACGAAACAGAAGAGACTGAAACGAACACACGAACCAATACCTCGAGACGTTCACGATTTCAAAGCTCCAGAGGAAGGACTCGCTTcactcccccatcctcctcgtcttcttcctcttcctcctcctcagcaagCGACAGGAGTTGA